The following coding sequences lie in one Mercenaria mercenaria strain notata chromosome 5, MADL_Memer_1, whole genome shotgun sequence genomic window:
- the LOC123558824 gene encoding uncharacterized protein LOC123558824, which yields MRKMNYFRHTEDRQREREEEKERQTCYMDTEDTTVDHETVKDLIEELGFIRISEAENQSSDFFGRFIRDECQPYSPIQWLEIISRWMFDDERSEIVDEKKRFAFHVMFEVYVAAWFDCKPAFTGTVKRVGKPGDNGADILAIEQNPNTRPIIVQVKHGKSTGKNIQSTIRDLVGSCVLHEVKRGFLAVSLSKTLLDPHGSLESFERKGYSITILYKENLSSVAEEDAEQFIDLSSVAEEDAEQFIRFFIKHVPKSWKLQLRQ from the exons ATGcgtaaaatgaattattttaggCACACAGAGGATAGGCAGCGGGAAAGGGAAGAGGAAAAGGAGAGGCAAACTTGTTACAT GGATACAGAAGACACAACTGTGGAtcatgaaacagttaaagatcTTATCGAAGAACTCGGTTTTATTCGGATTTCAGAGGCTGAAAATCAGAGTTCAGATTTCTTCGGGCGTTTTATCAGGGATGAATGTCAACCGTATTCGCCTATTCAATGGTTAGAAATAATATCACGTTGGATGTTTGACGACGAGCGttcagaaattgttgacgaaAAGAAAAGATTTGCCTTCCATGTTATGTTTGAAGTATATGTGGCAGCCTGGTTTGACTGTAAACCCGCATTTACAGGCACGGTCAAACGTGTCGGTAAACCCGGCGACAACGGCGCTGATATTTTAGCAATTGAACAAAATCCAAATACAAGGCCTATAATTGTTCAGGTCAAACATGGAAAAAGTACGGGAAAAAATATACAGTCAACTATTCGCGATCTGGTAGGCTCATGTGTTCTTCATGAAGTCAAACGTGGATTTCTTGCCGTAAGTCTATCGAAGACGCTTCTTGATCCACATGGAAGTTTAGAATCTTTTGAAAGAAAAGGATACAGCATAactatattatataaagaaaacttaTCATCGGTTGCTGAAGAAGACGCGGAGCAATTTATAGACTTATCATCGGTTGCCGAAGAAGACGCGGAGCAATTTATACGTTTCTTCATTAAACACGTGCCGAAATCATGGAAGCTACAGCTCCGACAGTAA